TTTTGATCAAACGATCTTCCAGCGAATTTTCTTCAAGAGCCATTTAGCATCCTTTCTATTTATGATGGCGATACGGTACGCTATAACTCTATTTTCGACTTTTCATCTGCCTGTGAACTAAAAAATAAAGCTAATATGCAACAATCTGATTTCGAATCCATTTCAAGAGTTTCCGTTCCCGAATTAGACTCCATTCTGGGAAAACCATTCCCGATTTTGGACGATGGATTTATCAGACTCGTTGATTACATGGGATCTGATGAATCGATCGTTCAGGCTGCACGCGTTTCGTACGGAAAAGGAACAAAAAAGGTAAATGAGGACCGAGGCCTCATTCGTTATTTAATGCGCCACCGTCACAGCACTCCCTTCGAAATGTGCGAACTAAAGCTACATGTTCGTGTTCCTATGGACACATGGCGTCAGTGGATTCGCCACCGTATGGCCAATGTCAATGAATACTCTACGCGTTACTCCGTAGCCATCGATTCTGCTCAAACTACTCTGCCGGGTGAATGGCGAGTCCAATCCGTTGGGAATAAACAAGGAAGTGATGGATATTTAGAATTATCCAAAGGTGACCACCTAACGAAAAAAGAAACAGAATTCCAAAAGTTTGCTACTGATATTTACAATGAAAGATTAGAGATGGGTGTGGCAAGAGAACAAGCTCGGAAAGACTTACCACTGGCGACCTATACAGAAGCTTATTGGAAAGTAGACCTTCATAATTTACTGCATTTTTTGGCCCTTCGCATGGATGACCATGCCCAATTAGAAATACGTCTTTTTGCAAAAACTATTGGAGAACAGATTGTACAAAAATGGGTTCCCAATGCATGGGAAGCATTTGTCGATTATCGTTTGAATGCTGTAAACCTAACCAAATATGATACCCAAATCATTCATGCATTCAATACAGCGGGAAAAGAAGGGGCAAAGAAAAAAGCCATTGAACTAGGGTTACTGGACGAACAAGGAACCACTGCAAAAAAAAGCCGGGAACGTGAGGAATTAGAATCTAAACTAAAAGATATGGGATTTTCTATTCCTTGGTAATTTAAGCTACAAACGAATTTATAAATTCGGTTGATAATTTTTTTCCTTATGTTTGTTAGAGGGATTATGAGCCTCAGAATCCTTCTAACCCTTTCTTCCTTAATCCTGATCAGTGTTTCCCTTTCTGCGGAAGAATTTGCCGTGGCAACTTTCACCCGTGGAAAGGTGAGTTTTCTCTCTGTCTCCGATTCTTCCAAACTTTGGAAAACCCTTAAAGTAAACGACATCCTAAAACCTGGAGACAGAATCAAAACAGGAAACGGATCTAAAGTAGATTTTCTTTACCAAGAAACTGAAATTCGAATCCAACCTAACACAGATTTTACATTAAAAGAATGGAATTCTGACAAAAAGGTCGCAAAAGCCTATGTGGAAAAAGGGGCAGCCTGGTTTCGGGTCAGTAACTTTAAAAAAGGAAGTTTTGAAGTATCTACTCCAACGACAACGGCAGGTGTCCGAGGGACAGCCTTTGGCGTGTTCTTCGAAGAGAAGGAAAAAAAAGGTTATACTTGTGTTTGTGAAGGTCTTGTGAACATCAATGGTTCCGATTTTGCAAAAGGAAGCGGTGGAGCTTTAAAAATGGGAGCCACAGATTTGGAAAAAAATGATTACAAAGATTTAATCACCAAAGAAGGTGCTACCATTCAGTTTAGAGAAAAACGAAAAGAGATAGCTATGTTGTCTCGATGCCTTCCTTGTCACAAACCAGTGGGTTGGGAAGATACCAGTTTTACTCCGGATGAAACTTACGGTAAAAAGTGAAAAAAAATTTCCGATTCATTGCACTTTTCTGCTTCTTCACCTATCCAATCTTTGGTGAAGAAGTTATTTCAACTAAAAAAGACGAACCTGATGGTTACTATGGACTAAAACTAGGTGCCATCTTAACCCCTACTGCATCCTACCGCATTCGAGACAAAGCCTCTGGAACTACAGACTTATCCCCCTCCGACAAAGCTGGATTTTCCCTTCCCTGGACCATGGTTTCTATTTCCAAAGAATGGGAAAACACAGGCATTAAAGCAGAATTTTGGGGAGAAATTCTCCGTAATGATGCTCTTACTAATGACACATTAGCTGGTACTGGTAATAAATCCAATCCTTATGTATTTCTAGTTAGGCGAGCAAATCTTGCAAAGACCTTTGAATTGGGAAATACAAAACACCAAATTCAATTTGGGATGTTTGAACTACCTCATATGTTTTCGGTTTGGTCTGGAAACTATGATTGGCGTTACTTTGATAAATCGCCATTAGAGTCCATGGGT
Above is a window of Leptospira wolbachii serovar Codice str. CDC DNA encoding:
- the thyX gene encoding FAD-dependent thymidylate synthase, producing MQQSDFESISRVSVPELDSILGKPFPILDDGFIRLVDYMGSDESIVQAARVSYGKGTKKVNEDRGLIRYLMRHRHSTPFEMCELKLHVRVPMDTWRQWIRHRMANVNEYSTRYSVAIDSAQTTLPGEWRVQSVGNKQGSDGYLELSKGDHLTKKETEFQKFATDIYNERLEMGVAREQARKDLPLATYTEAYWKVDLHNLLHFLALRMDDHAQLEIRLFAKTIGEQIVQKWVPNAWEAFVDYRLNAVNLTKYDTQIIHAFNTAGKEGAKKKAIELGLLDEQGTTAKKSREREELESKLKDMGFSIPW
- a CDS encoding FecR family protein, which codes for MFVRGIMSLRILLTLSSLILISVSLSAEEFAVATFTRGKVSFLSVSDSSKLWKTLKVNDILKPGDRIKTGNGSKVDFLYQETEIRIQPNTDFTLKEWNSDKKVAKAYVEKGAAWFRVSNFKKGSFEVSTPTTTAGVRGTAFGVFFEEKEKKGYTCVCEGLVNINGSDFAKGSGGALKMGATDLEKNDYKDLITKEGATIQFREKRKEIAMLSRCLPCHKPVGWEDTSFTPDETYGKK